A part of Gossypium hirsutum isolate 1008001.06 chromosome A07, Gossypium_hirsutum_v2.1, whole genome shotgun sequence genomic DNA contains:
- the LOC107955243 gene encoding myosin-binding protein 3 isoform X1, with product MVSPTLTSWTLIGLIRAFLGLALAFVLLCGSTLGFFAWKLYHVFGLYLPCPCSGFLGYQNSNLCWHNLLIQFPVTNIHSALKLPFNRLPLNLLWFNDQDWDLDAKSIELLGEACPTSPSGLRLQTIVNKKKSDSDTKGKKSIYLKHKSKVQRGRIAAFGYRKSANFSVADASSVDGGETMIENWGLVSGIEDCFPDDKNTQSGNDLSEATWHGFELSSGEGKGNTNEKFEVTGDGENRIKRLEQAIKEEKAACAALYLELKKERAASASAADEAMAMILRLQEDKASIEMEATQYQRIIEEKFAYDEEEMNLLKEALVGREKENHLLEKEVEAYRQMDTRRDEPEEYDFFQHDANKGGQIPSVSLGLGEDPLLMGNSGSTRKNEVGKGSSWPSEFQTSSSEKLSHTVVVNLTGKGKGQDDDDDDAIVCQAITRKTAPSSGGTSLSVDELERNSDFGEPLGRNLHNSTFDMEPTVYDVHVIDDNKESPKEENSKKSKLPIGSASDHKTFLYDLERSSSAVSNERLEIDAEIEHLTERLQIVGGEKEKLTSSADQRERIDILLKLIKEQVKQLREFQRLKEPVQQTSLPPLSPSSKLSSTKRRR from the exons ATGGTTTCCCCTACACTTACTTCGTGGACCTTAATTGGTCTTATAAGAGCCTTTCTCGGCCTTGCTTTAGCTTTTGTCCTTCTCTGTGGATCAACCTTGGGGTTTTTCGCTTGGAAACTTTATCATGTTTTTGGACTTTACTTGCCTTGTCCTTGTTCTGGGTTTCTTGGGTACCAAAATAGCAACCTCTGCTGGCATAACCTTCTCATTCAATTCCCAGTAACAAACATTCATTCTGCTCTTAAACTGCCTTTCAATAGGCTCCCTCTTAACTTACTTTGGTTCAACGATCAAGACTGGGATTTGGATGCCAAGTCCATTGAATTGCTGGGTGAAGCATGCCCTACTTCACCTTCAGGTTTAAGATTGCAAACTATAGTGAATAAAAAAAAGAGTGATTCTGATACCAAGGGAAAGAAAAGTATATATCTGAAGCATAAATCTAAAGTTCAACGAGGTAGGATAGCTGCTTTTGGCTATCGAAAGTCTGCTAATTTCTCAGTTGCAGATGCTTCTTCAGTTGATGGAGGTGAAACAATGATTGAAAATTGGGGTCTAGTTAGTGGAATAGAAGATTGTTTTCCTG ATGATAAAAACACTCAATCTGGCAATGATTTGAGTGAGGCAACCTGGCATGGTTTTGAACTGAGCAGTGGAGAGGGAAAAGGTAACACTAATGAAAAATTTGAGGTTACTGGAGATGGGGAAAATCGGATCAAAAGATTGGAACAAgctataaaagaagaaaaagctgCATGTGCTgctttatatttggagttgaagAAAGAAAGGGCTGCTTCTGCTTCTGCTGCTGATGAAGCTATGGCAATGATTTTGCGTCTTCAAGAGGATAAGGCATCGATAGAAATGGAAGCAACGCAATATCAAAGGATAATAGAAGAAAAATTTGCTTATGATGAAGAAGAGATGAACCTTCTAAAAGAGGCCCTTGTCGGGAGGGAGAAGGAGAATCACCTTTTGGAGAAAGAAGTTGAAGCTTACAGGCAGATGGATACACGTAGAGATGAGCCAGAGGAGTATGATTTTTTTCAACATGATGCAAATAAAGGGGGACAAATTCCTTCAGTTTCACTTGGATTAGGTGAAGATCCGTTGCTGATGGGAAACAGTGGATCCACCAGGAAGAATGAAGTGGGAAAAGGTTCTAGTTGGCCTTCGGAATTTCAGACTTCATCATCTGAGAAATTAAGTCATACTGTGGTTGTTAATTTAACTGGGAAAGGAAAGGGacaagatgatgatgatgatgatgccaTAGTATGCCAAGCAATAACAAGAAAAACTGCCCCAAGTTCTGGTGGCACTTCTTTAAGTGTAGATGAGCTTGAGAGAAATTCAGACTTTGGTGAGCCACTAGGCAGAAATCTACACAATTCCACATTTGATATGGAACCAACTGTTTATGATGTCCATGTTATTGATGATAACAAAGAAAGTCCTAAGGAGGAGAATAGTAAAAAAAGTAAACTGCCAATTGGTTCTGCATCAGACCACAAAACCTTTCTATATGACTTAGAGAGGAGTTCTTCTGCAGTCAGTAACGAGAGGCTGGAGATTGATGCTGAAATTGAACACCTTACAGAGAGGCTACAAATAGTTGGAGGAGAAAAAGAGAAGCTGACTTCCTCTGCCGATCAGAGGGAAAGGATAGATATCCTATTGAAACTCATCAAGGAACAGGTGAAGCAGCTTCGAGAATTTCAGCGGCTAAAGGAGCCTGTTCAACAGACTTCTTTACCTCCTTTATCTCCATCCTCTAAG CTCAGCTCCACTAAAAGACGCAGGTGA
- the LOC107955243 gene encoding myosin-binding protein 3 isoform X2, translating to MVSPTLTSWTLIGLIRAFLGLALAFVLLCGSTLGFFAWKLYHVFGLYLPCPCSGFLGYQNSNLCWHNLLIQFPVTNIHSALKLPFNRLPLNLLWFNDQDWDLDAKSIELLGEACPTSPSGLRLQTIVNKKKSDSDTKGKKSIYLKHKSKVQRGRIAAFGYRKSANFSVADASSVDGGETMIENWGLVSGIEDCFPDDKNTQSGNDLSEATWHGFELSSGEGKGNTNEKFEVTGDGENRIKRLEQAIKEEKAACAALYLELKKERAASASAADEAMAMILRLQEDKASIEMEATQYQRIIEEKFAYDEEEMNLLKEALVGREKENHLLEKEVEAYRQMDTRRDEPEEYDFFQHDANKGGQIPSVSLGLGEDPLLMGNSGSTRKNEVGKGSSWPSEFQTSSSEKLSHTVVVNLTGKGKGQDDDDDDAIVCQAITRKTAPSSGGTSLSVDELERNSDFGEPLGRNLHNSTFDMEPTVYDVHVIDDNKESPKEENSKKSKLPIGSASDHKTFLYDLERSSSAVSNERLEIDAEIEHLTERLQIVGGEKEKLTSSADQRERIDILLKLIKEQVKQLREFQRLKEPVQQTSLPPLSPSSKLH from the exons ATGGTTTCCCCTACACTTACTTCGTGGACCTTAATTGGTCTTATAAGAGCCTTTCTCGGCCTTGCTTTAGCTTTTGTCCTTCTCTGTGGATCAACCTTGGGGTTTTTCGCTTGGAAACTTTATCATGTTTTTGGACTTTACTTGCCTTGTCCTTGTTCTGGGTTTCTTGGGTACCAAAATAGCAACCTCTGCTGGCATAACCTTCTCATTCAATTCCCAGTAACAAACATTCATTCTGCTCTTAAACTGCCTTTCAATAGGCTCCCTCTTAACTTACTTTGGTTCAACGATCAAGACTGGGATTTGGATGCCAAGTCCATTGAATTGCTGGGTGAAGCATGCCCTACTTCACCTTCAGGTTTAAGATTGCAAACTATAGTGAATAAAAAAAAGAGTGATTCTGATACCAAGGGAAAGAAAAGTATATATCTGAAGCATAAATCTAAAGTTCAACGAGGTAGGATAGCTGCTTTTGGCTATCGAAAGTCTGCTAATTTCTCAGTTGCAGATGCTTCTTCAGTTGATGGAGGTGAAACAATGATTGAAAATTGGGGTCTAGTTAGTGGAATAGAAGATTGTTTTCCTG ATGATAAAAACACTCAATCTGGCAATGATTTGAGTGAGGCAACCTGGCATGGTTTTGAACTGAGCAGTGGAGAGGGAAAAGGTAACACTAATGAAAAATTTGAGGTTACTGGAGATGGGGAAAATCGGATCAAAAGATTGGAACAAgctataaaagaagaaaaagctgCATGTGCTgctttatatttggagttgaagAAAGAAAGGGCTGCTTCTGCTTCTGCTGCTGATGAAGCTATGGCAATGATTTTGCGTCTTCAAGAGGATAAGGCATCGATAGAAATGGAAGCAACGCAATATCAAAGGATAATAGAAGAAAAATTTGCTTATGATGAAGAAGAGATGAACCTTCTAAAAGAGGCCCTTGTCGGGAGGGAGAAGGAGAATCACCTTTTGGAGAAAGAAGTTGAAGCTTACAGGCAGATGGATACACGTAGAGATGAGCCAGAGGAGTATGATTTTTTTCAACATGATGCAAATAAAGGGGGACAAATTCCTTCAGTTTCACTTGGATTAGGTGAAGATCCGTTGCTGATGGGAAACAGTGGATCCACCAGGAAGAATGAAGTGGGAAAAGGTTCTAGTTGGCCTTCGGAATTTCAGACTTCATCATCTGAGAAATTAAGTCATACTGTGGTTGTTAATTTAACTGGGAAAGGAAAGGGacaagatgatgatgatgatgatgccaTAGTATGCCAAGCAATAACAAGAAAAACTGCCCCAAGTTCTGGTGGCACTTCTTTAAGTGTAGATGAGCTTGAGAGAAATTCAGACTTTGGTGAGCCACTAGGCAGAAATCTACACAATTCCACATTTGATATGGAACCAACTGTTTATGATGTCCATGTTATTGATGATAACAAAGAAAGTCCTAAGGAGGAGAATAGTAAAAAAAGTAAACTGCCAATTGGTTCTGCATCAGACCACAAAACCTTTCTATATGACTTAGAGAGGAGTTCTTCTGCAGTCAGTAACGAGAGGCTGGAGATTGATGCTGAAATTGAACACCTTACAGAGAGGCTACAAATAGTTGGAGGAGAAAAAGAGAAGCTGACTTCCTCTGCCGATCAGAGGGAAAGGATAGATATCCTATTGAAACTCATCAAGGAACAGGTGAAGCAGCTTCGAGAATTTCAGCGGCTAAAGGAGCCTGTTCAACAGACTTCTTTACCTCCTTTATCTCCATCCTCTAAG CTCCACTAA